In Halorhabdus tiamatea SARL4B, a genomic segment contains:
- a CDS encoding ABC transporter permease, which produces MRRIAALLGALLRDWSRSRETVFFVVLFPIILLMIFSTVFAASAPSFGLVVQNQDVGTDGEATNLSATFVENLEGIDPLNVRHLDADRNLTEWSQEGDGDGSRVLVLPEGFAEDVRAQSGRVRIAIIRDTVRRVQDDLNESERATVQSGLDQADQQEVPANATGARLQFYAPPDDQSAAVVRGILSTVVAEFNQRSIGVEEPPVSLESGTIGSAGLTSTDYYLPAFIATLVLINGVMTVPGVIAGFHQDGTLKRLVATPLRKRDWIVANVLQQSLLALLLSGVMLVVAAVLFGVTVIPGPLSIALVLLGAIAFSALGMTLGSLLPNPDAASSLGGSIAFPMMFLSGVFWEIDIMPETLQTIGRLMPLYQFHRGLRRLMIVGTTDGVWPAFAMLGGMAVVFVALAVRLTRWRDFGG; this is translated from the coding sequence ATGAGACGGATCGCCGCCCTGCTTGGCGCGCTGTTGCGCGACTGGTCGCGCTCGCGGGAGACGGTCTTTTTCGTCGTGCTGTTCCCGATCATCCTGCTGATGATATTCAGTACGGTCTTTGCGGCGAGTGCGCCGTCGTTCGGCCTCGTCGTCCAGAATCAGGACGTCGGGACCGACGGCGAGGCGACGAACCTCTCGGCGACGTTCGTCGAGAACCTGGAGGGGATCGACCCGCTGAACGTCCGGCACCTGGATGCCGATCGAAATCTGACGGAGTGGAGTCAGGAGGGCGACGGAGACGGATCTCGCGTGCTGGTCCTCCCCGAAGGGTTCGCCGAAGATGTCCGCGCCCAGAGCGGTCGAGTTCGCATAGCCATCATCCGAGACACCGTTAGGCGTGTTCAGGACGACCTGAACGAAAGCGAGCGGGCCACCGTCCAGTCGGGGCTGGATCAGGCCGACCAGCAGGAAGTGCCCGCGAACGCAACCGGCGCGAGGCTACAGTTCTACGCCCCGCCGGACGACCAGTCTGCGGCCGTCGTTCGTGGCATCCTCTCGACCGTCGTCGCCGAGTTCAACCAGCGGTCGATCGGCGTCGAGGAACCGCCCGTCAGTCTCGAGTCGGGAACGATCGGGTCGGCGGGGCTGACGTCGACGGACTACTACCTCCCCGCGTTCATCGCGACGCTGGTGTTGATCAACGGCGTGATGACCGTGCCCGGCGTCATCGCCGGGTTCCATCAGGACGGCACACTCAAGCGACTCGTGGCGACGCCCCTGCGAAAGCGCGACTGGATCGTCGCGAACGTCCTCCAGCAGTCGCTGCTCGCGCTCTTGCTTTCGGGGGTGATGCTCGTCGTCGCGGCCGTCCTGTTCGGCGTGACCGTGATTCCCGGCCCGCTTTCGATCGCGCTCGTTTTGCTCGGGGCGATCGCCTTTTCCGCGCTTGGAATGACCCTGGGGAGTCTGCTGCCGAATCCAGACGCGGCGAGCAGCCTCGGCGGCTCGATCGCATTCCCGATGATGTTCCTCTCGGGCGTGTTCTGGGAGATCGACATCATGCCCGAGACGCTGCAGACGATCGGCCGACTCATGCCGCTCTATCAGTTCCACCGGGGACTCCGCCGACTCATGATCGTCGGCACGACTGACGGAGTGTGGCCGGCGTTCGCGATGCTTGGCGGGATGGCTGTCGTCTTCGTAGCGCTTGCGGTCCGACTGACGCGCTGGCGTGACTTCGGCGGGTGA
- a CDS encoding ABC transporter ATP-binding protein, with translation MSSPPSDADEGVVRVSDLRKTYGETVAVDGVSFDIRAEEVFALVGPNGAGKTTTVEMLECLRTPTAGSATVLGRDLRTDSRAIKADIGVVPQSFHTFDRLTVRENVALVRRLYDEGHAVDAILEELDLTEWAGTPFDSLSGGLKRRTGMAMALVSDPTVLFLDEPTTGLDPDARRRTWEQIEGLADHGTTVVLTTHYMEEVERLADRAALLLDGRIEAIDTVPNLIERYGGAIKVVVRRGGTDSEPETDESVRPILEDAATEVYHTESGDLVGLFEDRDRAQETYSRLHQEGNGRAIDLISAGMEDVFLRLAGGTPDARGDLQ, from the coding sequence ATGAGTTCCCCACCATCGGACGCAGACGAGGGAGTCGTTCGGGTCTCCGATCTTCGGAAGACCTACGGCGAGACGGTCGCCGTCGACGGTGTGAGTTTCGACATCCGGGCCGAGGAGGTCTTCGCGCTGGTCGGGCCTAACGGCGCGGGCAAGACCACGACGGTCGAGATGCTCGAGTGTCTCCGGACCCCGACAGCGGGGTCGGCGACCGTCCTGGGACGAGATCTACGCACCGACTCGCGTGCCATAAAGGCCGACATCGGCGTCGTCCCGCAGTCGTTTCACACGTTCGATCGCCTCACAGTCCGGGAGAACGTCGCGCTCGTTCGGCGGCTGTACGACGAGGGACACGCCGTCGACGCGATCCTCGAAGAACTCGATCTCACCGAATGGGCGGGAACACCGTTTGACTCCCTGTCGGGCGGACTCAAGCGCCGAACCGGGATGGCGATGGCGCTCGTCAGCGATCCCACGGTGCTCTTTCTGGACGAGCCGACGACCGGCCTCGATCCCGACGCCCGCCGCAGGACCTGGGAGCAGATCGAGGGGCTCGCGGATCACGGGACAACAGTCGTCCTCACGACCCACTACATGGAAGAGGTCGAACGCCTCGCCGACCGGGCCGCACTTCTTCTCGACGGGCGGATCGAGGCTATCGACACCGTCCCGAACCTGATCGAGCGCTACGGCGGGGCGATCAAGGTCGTCGTCAGGCGAGGCGGTACTGACAGTGAGCCAGAGACAGACGAATCGGTCAGACCGATCCTCGAGGACGCCGCAACGGAGGTCTATCACACCGAGAGTGGCGATCTCGTCGGGCTGTTCGAGGACCGCGACCGCGCCCAGGAGACCTACAGCCGACTCCACCAGGAGGGGAACGGTCGGGCGATCGACCTGATTAGCGCCGGGATGGAAGACGTGTTCCTGCGACTGGCCGGTGGGACACCGGACGCTCGGGGAGATCTACAATGA
- a CDS encoding Rrf2 family transcriptional regulator, with product MSSIELTPSQQNILQELVNLYRDSESAVKGEEIAERVNRNPGTIRNQMQSLKALQLVEGVPGPKGGYKPTANAYDALQIQDMDHAAEVPLFHNGEEIEEANVAEINLASVHHPQNCRAEVTLQGSLADYDEGDSVTVGPTPLSKLQIVGTLDGKDDTSNKLILTIDDMVAPAEAPEH from the coding sequence ATGTCATCGATCGAACTCACGCCGAGTCAGCAAAACATCTTGCAGGAACTCGTCAACCTCTATCGCGATTCGGAAAGTGCGGTAAAGGGCGAGGAGATCGCGGAGCGAGTCAACCGTAACCCGGGCACGATTCGCAACCAGATGCAGAGTCTGAAAGCCCTCCAGCTCGTCGAGGGGGTTCCCGGACCAAAAGGTGGGTACAAACCGACGGCGAACGCCTACGACGCCCTCCAGATCCAGGACATGGATCACGCCGCGGAGGTCCCGCTGTTTCACAACGGCGAGGAGATCGAGGAGGCCAACGTCGCCGAGATCAACCTCGCGAGCGTCCATCACCCGCAGAACTGTCGTGCGGAGGTCACGCTCCAGGGCTCGCTCGCCGACTACGACGAGGGCGACAGCGTCACGGTCGGCCCGACGCCGCTGTCGAAACTTCAGATTGTCGGCACGCTCGACGGCAAGGACGACACCTCGAACAAACTCATTCTGACGATCGACGACATGGTCGCGCCGGCCGAAGCGCCCGAACACTGA
- a CDS encoding NAD(P)/FAD-dependent oxidoreductase: MTESVVVLGSGYAGVGAIQRLESALGDRADLTWVSDRPYHLVLHEVHRCIREPTVEEHVTIPIEELKSPSTTFVEGHVETIDVDDRSVELADSEPIEYDYLLVAIGSRTAFFRIDGLEAHALTLKGLDDALAIHDAVESAAETASTADPARVVVGGAGQTGVQVAGEVAAYREETSSPIEVVLVEGLESVLPGENRSFQSVIRERLEERSIDLRTGNFVSKVDDERVYFDDGDDLAYDVLVWTGGITGQSAMADVRVGKDHRSNRLKTATTFQTDDERVFALGDAALVDQPGEEPAPPNAQAAWQAADVAAENIARSIRGQPLSEWRYENKGTVVSVGDEAVATDVMYSPVETFNGMAAELLKKVIATRWIADVSSISRAVSAWSEM, from the coding sequence ATGACTGAGTCGGTGGTCGTTCTCGGTTCCGGGTACGCCGGCGTGGGCGCGATTCAGCGCCTCGAGTCGGCGCTCGGAGACCGGGCCGACCTCACGTGGGTGTCCGATCGACCGTATCACCTCGTCCTCCACGAAGTTCATCGCTGTATTCGCGAACCCACCGTCGAGGAGCACGTCACGATTCCGATCGAGGAACTCAAATCGCCGTCTACCACGTTCGTCGAAGGCCACGTCGAAACGATCGACGTCGACGATCGGTCCGTCGAACTCGCCGACAGCGAGCCGATCGAGTACGATTATCTGCTGGTAGCCATCGGCAGTCGAACGGCGTTCTTCCGCATCGACGGCCTCGAAGCACACGCGCTGACACTCAAGGGCCTGGATGACGCGCTCGCGATCCACGACGCGGTCGAATCGGCTGCCGAGACCGCATCCACAGCTGATCCGGCGCGGGTTGTCGTCGGCGGGGCCGGCCAGACCGGCGTCCAGGTCGCCGGTGAGGTGGCCGCCTATCGCGAGGAGACGTCCTCGCCGATCGAAGTCGTGCTGGTCGAGGGACTCGAGTCGGTCCTGCCGGGGGAAAACCGGTCGTTCCAGTCGGTGATCCGCGAGCGCCTCGAGGAGCGTTCGATCGATCTCCGGACGGGCAACTTCGTGAGCAAAGTCGACGACGAACGGGTCTACTTCGACGACGGTGACGACCTCGCTTACGACGTCCTCGTCTGGACCGGCGGGATCACCGGACAGAGCGCGATGGCCGACGTTCGAGTCGGGAAGGACCACAGGAGCAACCGGCTCAAAACCGCGACGACGTTCCAGACGGACGACGAGCGGGTCTTCGCGCTGGGGGACGCGGCCTTGGTCGACCAGCCGGGCGAGGAGCCGGCACCACCCAACGCACAGGCTGCCTGGCAGGCGGCCGACGTCGCCGCCGAAAACATCGCCCGGTCGATCCGCGGGCAACCACTCTCGGAGTGGCGCTACGAGAACAAGGGAACAGTCGTCTCCGTCGGTGACGAAGCGGTCGCCACCGACGTGATGTACAGTCCCGTCGAGACGTTCAACGGGATGGCAGCCGAACTCCTGAAGAAAGTGATCGCAACCCGCTGGATTGCCGACGTGTCCTCGATTTCCCGGGCCGTTTCGGCCTGGTCCGAGATGTAA
- a CDS encoding DUF555 domain-containing protein — protein MNYLVAMEAAWLVRDVENIDDAIGVAVSEAGKRLNDQDMDYVEVEVGATTCPACGEPFDSAFIAADTALVGLVLEMKVFNAESVEHAQRIAKSEIGGALRDVPLKIVETIEYAEDEEPPTEPSE, from the coding sequence ATGAACTACCTCGTGGCGATGGAAGCAGCCTGGCTGGTTCGTGACGTAGAGAACATCGACGATGCGATCGGCGTCGCCGTTAGCGAGGCTGGCAAGCGCCTCAACGACCAGGACATGGACTACGTCGAGGTCGAAGTCGGTGCCACGACCTGTCCCGCGTGCGGTGAACCGTTCGACTCGGCCTTCATCGCAGCCGACACCGCACTGGTGGGTCTCGTCCTGGAGATGAAGGTGTTCAACGCAGAGAGCGTCGAACACGCCCAGCGGATCGCGAAAAGTGAGATCGGCGGCGCGCTGCGGGACGTCCCGCTGAAGATCGTCGAGACGATCGAGTACGCCGAGGACGAGGAGCCGCCGACCGAACCCAGCGAGTGA
- a CDS encoding CBS domain-containing protein, whose product MELPTPADLRERRTGLGLTQSELADRADVSQPLIARIEGGDVDPRLSTLRRIVNALQEAEGGILRAADLMNSPIVSVAPDDSVREAKQLMDREGYSQVPVIRNGRPDGLIGNSDIRQRQGDNVGELPVAEVMHESITTVEPDATLEEIDAYLDHHDAVLVVEGGETVGIITDADIAANVS is encoded by the coding sequence ATGGAACTGCCGACTCCAGCGGACTTACGCGAGCGCCGGACGGGCCTCGGACTCACCCAGAGCGAACTCGCCGATCGCGCGGACGTCTCCCAGCCGCTGATCGCCAGAATCGAGGGTGGCGACGTCGATCCGCGACTCTCGACGCTCCGACGGATCGTCAACGCGCTTCAGGAGGCCGAAGGTGGGATCCTCCGGGCGGCGGACCTGATGAACAGCCCGATCGTCAGCGTCGCGCCCGACGACAGCGTCCGGGAAGCCAAACAGCTGATGGACCGTGAGGGCTACTCGCAGGTTCCGGTCATCCGCAACGGGCGGCCGGACGGTCTCATCGGGAACTCGGACATCCGCCAGCGCCAGGGGGACAACGTCGGGGAACTCCCCGTCGCCGAGGTGATGCACGAGTCGATCACGACCGTCGAACCGGACGCGACCTTAGAGGAGATCGACGCGTACCTCGATCACCACGACGCCGTCCTCGTGGTCGAAGGCGGCGAGACCGTCGGCATCATCACCGACGCCGACATCGCTGCCAACGTGAGCTAA
- the dinB gene encoding DNA polymerase IV, with translation MARPGRLPVESTGEDRLVLHVDMDCFYAACERRREPELRGEPVIVGMGYEPGETSGAVATASYEARAHGVESAQSIERALELLARRETADPDAEPTAYYRPVDMSYYEDVSEQVRSVLSAYADVVRAVSIDEAYLDVTERTDWESVENFAADLKDEIAETVGVEASVGVAPTMSAAKIASDHDKPDGLTVIEPGNVRSFLAPLDVEDIHEVGPKTAAELAEMGIETASDLAAADPAALTDRFGERGRSIYRYARGEDDREVTPVGKPKSLSRETSLPAAQGDRETVREQVRTLAEAVADRANRRDALYRTIGIKVVTPPFDIHTRERSLSGPVDRPALVRSVALDLLTEFADCEVRKVGVFVSGLSFSAGDQASLGEWDDGGDGTGARSDSRPPADSPRLSGQTTLADFQ, from the coding sequence ATGGCCAGGCCCGGCCGGTTGCCGGTCGAGTCCACTGGAGAGGACCGACTCGTCCTCCACGTCGACATGGACTGTTTCTATGCGGCCTGCGAGCGACGCCGCGAACCCGAGCTCCGGGGCGAACCGGTGATCGTTGGGATGGGATACGAGCCGGGGGAGACGTCGGGCGCAGTGGCGACCGCGAGCTACGAGGCACGCGCACACGGCGTCGAGAGTGCTCAATCGATCGAGCGGGCGCTCGAACTCCTGGCCCGACGCGAGACTGCAGACCCTGACGCCGAGCCGACCGCCTACTACCGCCCCGTCGATATGTCCTACTACGAGGACGTCAGCGAACAGGTCCGGTCCGTCCTCTCGGCATACGCAGATGTCGTGCGCGCTGTCAGCATCGACGAAGCGTACCTCGACGTAACCGAACGGACCGATTGGGAGTCGGTCGAAAACTTCGCTGCCGATCTGAAAGACGAGATCGCTGAAACAGTTGGCGTCGAGGCGAGCGTCGGCGTCGCGCCGACGATGAGCGCCGCGAAGATCGCGAGCGACCACGACAAGCCTGACGGACTCACGGTCATTGAACCAGGTAACGTCCGGTCGTTTCTGGCCCCCCTCGACGTCGAGGATATCCACGAAGTCGGTCCGAAGACGGCCGCAGAACTCGCCGAGATGGGGATCGAGACGGCGAGCGATCTCGCGGCGGCCGATCCGGCGGCGCTCACCGATCGCTTCGGCGAACGCGGCCGGTCGATCTACCGGTACGCTCGCGGCGAGGACGACCGCGAGGTGACGCCGGTCGGAAAGCCCAAGAGTCTCTCCCGGGAGACCTCGTTGCCGGCTGCCCAAGGGGATAGGGAGACCGTCCGCGAGCAGGTGCGCACGCTCGCCGAAGCGGTGGCCGATAGAGCGAATCGTCGCGACGCGCTCTATCGGACGATCGGGATCAAGGTCGTCACCCCGCCCTTCGATATCCACACCCGCGAACGATCGCTGTCTGGCCCGGTCGACCGACCCGCCCTCGTTCGCTCCGTCGCGCTCGATCTCCTCACGGAGTTCGCCGACTGCGAGGTTCGGAAGGTCGGCGTGTTCGTCTCCGGGCTCTCCTTTTCGGCGGGCGATCAGGCCAGTCTCGGTGAGTGGGACGACGGAGGCGACGGTACGGGGGCGCGGTCGGACTCTCGACCGCCCGCCGACAGCCCCCGACTGTCCGGCCAGACGACGCTTGCGGACTTCCAGTGA
- a CDS encoding helicase HerA domain-containing protein — protein sequence MADSDQRTITVAERSGGHGGTGDVGRPVSLPVVELLTGRGFITGKSGSGKSNSASVVAEKLLDNGFGLLIVDIDGEYYGLKEEYEILHAGADDECDIQVTTDHAEKLAALALEQNVPIILDVSSYLDEEKAREVLTAVARQLFAKAKKFKQPFLLLVEEIHEYIPEKGGVDECGKMLIKIGKRGRKHGLGIVGISQRPADVKKDFITQCDWLVWHRLTWNNDTKVVSRILDGQYADAVEDLADGEAFLMTDWAEAVERVQFYRKQTFDAGATPGLDDFERPDLKSVSDDLVSELQSITDERQETEDRIAELREELDRKNSRIAELERELQDARDMSRMADQFVDALVEHVDGANPGRTEQAKLRESHARTQDQTASDTDDGQATFGPDVATADGSGTAASDAAGGNGTEEAVAEAFESFGDFVPAEASVESTPIADATDTVLENGDSAGDDQADANEGDTPANPEVSIDEVPDFVGRLRAEVRSLEPKTQKMLSYYREQGPASPLDAHFVAGGSGDRTHAYARNRSLRTAELIEHVGQGAYDYRLPDLLEERAERAPEDVDDEGLDAYVDVIEATVDEF from the coding sequence ATGGCTGACAGCGACCAGCGGACGATCACCGTCGCAGAACGCAGCGGCGGGCACGGCGGGACTGGTGACGTGGGTCGGCCGGTTTCGCTGCCAGTCGTCGAATTGCTCACCGGACGCGGGTTTATCACCGGCAAATCCGGGAGTGGGAAGAGCAACTCCGCGTCGGTCGTCGCCGAGAAGTTGCTCGACAACGGGTTCGGGCTACTCATCGTCGACATCGACGGCGAGTATTACGGCCTCAAGGAGGAGTACGAAATCCTCCACGCCGGGGCCGACGACGAGTGTGACATCCAGGTCACGACCGACCACGCCGAGAAACTCGCCGCCCTCGCCTTAGAACAGAACGTCCCGATCATTCTGGACGTCTCGAGTTACCTCGACGAGGAGAAGGCCCGGGAGGTGCTGACAGCCGTCGCCCGACAGCTGTTCGCGAAGGCCAAGAAGTTCAAACAGCCGTTCCTCCTGCTGGTCGAGGAGATCCACGAGTACATCCCTGAGAAAGGCGGCGTCGACGAGTGCGGGAAGATGCTGATCAAGATCGGCAAGCGGGGGCGCAAACACGGCCTTGGCATCGTCGGGATCAGCCAGCGACCCGCCGACGTCAAGAAGGACTTCATCACCCAGTGTGACTGGCTGGTCTGGCATCGCCTCACCTGGAACAACGACACCAAGGTCGTCAGTCGCATCCTCGACGGCCAGTACGCCGACGCCGTCGAGGACTTAGCCGACGGCGAGGCGTTCCTGATGACCGATTGGGCCGAAGCAGTCGAACGCGTGCAGTTCTACCGCAAGCAGACCTTCGACGCCGGCGCGACGCCCGGTCTCGACGACTTCGAGCGCCCGGATCTGAAGTCGGTCAGCGACGACCTGGTCTCCGAACTCCAGTCGATCACCGACGAACGCCAGGAGACCGAAGACCGGATCGCGGAACTCCGGGAGGAACTCGACCGCAAGAACTCCCGGATCGCGGAACTCGAACGCGAACTTCAGGACGCCCGGGACATGAGTCGGATGGCCGACCAGTTCGTCGACGCGCTGGTCGAGCACGTCGACGGGGCGAACCCGGGACGGACCGAGCAGGCGAAACTCCGAGAGAGTCACGCCCGAACGCAGGACCAGACCGCCAGTGACACTGACGACGGCCAGGCCACATTCGGCCCCGACGTCGCGACGGCAGACGGCTCAGGGACGGCCGCGTCGGACGCCGCTGGCGGAAACGGTACGGAGGAGGCGGTCGCCGAGGCCTTCGAGTCCTTCGGGGATTTCGTCCCCGCGGAAGCCTCGGTCGAATCCACTCCCATCGCCGATGCAACCGACACTGTCTTGGAGAACGGCGATTCCGCTGGCGACGACCAAGCAGACGCCAACGAGGGGGACACGCCGGCGAACCCGGAAGTCTCCATCGACGAAGTGCCCGACTTCGTGGGGCGACTCCGCGCAGAAGTTCGGTCGCTCGAACCCAAGACTCAGAAGATGCTGTCCTATTACCGCGAGCAGGGGCCGGCATCGCCGCTCGACGCCCACTTCGTCGCCGGTGGCTCGGGCGACCGCACCCACGCCTACGCCCGCAACCGGTCGCTCCGGACGGCCGAACTCATCGAACACGTCGGCCAGGGAGCCTACGATTACCGCCTGCCCGACCTCCTCGAAGAACGCGCCGAGCGCGCCCCCGAAGACGTCGACGACGAGGGCCTCGACGCCTACGTCGACGTCATCGAAGCGACTGTCGACGAGTTCTGA
- a CDS encoding type IV pilin N-terminal domain-containing protein — MVAVTVLLAAVVGTFVMNMDMPENQPPSASWDISEGTDAVIIEHDGGESASAEELVAVVSYTGTSISNDRITFTDGGYSAGDKITATDSFTIYFTGSSGPPSISTGESINDVKEVRLIWESSTSTQTQPLTTWEN; from the coding sequence ATGGTCGCGGTCACAGTGTTGCTTGCGGCCGTCGTCGGCACGTTCGTGATGAATATGGACATGCCGGAGAATCAGCCGCCCAGCGCGAGCTGGGACATTTCGGAAGGGACCGATGCCGTGATCATCGAGCACGATGGGGGCGAATCAGCGAGTGCAGAGGAACTCGTCGCGGTGGTGAGCTATACAGGCACCAGTATCAGTAACGACCGCATCACATTCACGGACGGTGGGTACAGTGCCGGTGACAAGATCACCGCCACGGACTCGTTTACGATCTACTTTACAGGCTCATCGGGCCCACCATCTATTTCTACCGGTGAAAGTATCAATGATGTCAAAGAAGTCCGACTCATCTGGGAGTCCTCGACGTCCACCCAGACCCAGCCGCTGACGACCTGGGAGAACTAA
- a CDS encoding sulfurtransferase, translated as MTDARSIEPIVSTAWVADHRSEEDLVVVDARGPTAYENGHIPGAVNAPKWTWMDAEADLLLTLPDADDLFETLGSLGIAPDSRVVVVGSTGDTFDLADAANAADTLIYAGLDDVAILDGGHTKWVGEDRPTEEGAVVPTATEYAGELDQSMFVMKDEVTSRLADVTLLDTRSPEAYFGAMQEDFTDRPGHIPGASCLPAAWIWTDEGTFKSPDEFEALVEGLVGADRSQEMILYCGASPFSKSWRYVMQEVLGYENARVYNGAAQEWTQDPDAPLNRYCWE; from the coding sequence ATGACCGACGCAAGATCGATTGAACCGATTGTTTCGACAGCGTGGGTAGCTGACCACCGAAGCGAGGAAGACCTCGTCGTCGTCGACGCCCGTGGTCCGACGGCCTACGAGAACGGGCACATCCCCGGTGCGGTCAACGCGCCGAAGTGGACGTGGATGGACGCCGAGGCCGACCTGCTGCTCACGCTCCCGGACGCCGATGACCTCTTCGAGACGCTTGGGTCGCTTGGAATCGCTCCGGACTCCCGGGTAGTGGTTGTCGGGAGCACCGGCGACACGTTCGACCTCGCTGACGCCGCCAACGCCGCCGACACATTGATTTACGCGGGTCTGGACGATGTCGCTATTCTCGACGGCGGGCACACGAAGTGGGTTGGGGAGGATCGCCCCACCGAGGAAGGGGCAGTCGTACCGACAGCCACGGAGTATGCTGGCGAACTCGACCAGAGCATGTTCGTGATGAAAGACGAGGTCACCTCGCGCCTGGCGGACGTCACGTTGCTCGACACTCGCTCACCCGAGGCCTACTTCGGGGCCATGCAAGAGGACTTCACCGACCGGCCCGGACACATCCCCGGCGCGTCCTGCCTGCCGGCTGCATGGATCTGGACAGACGAGGGAACGTTCAAGTCACCCGACGAGTTCGAAGCGCTCGTCGAGGGACTCGTCGGTGCGGACCGATCCCAGGAGATGATCCTCTACTGCGGGGCTTCGCCGTTCTCGAAGTCCTGGCGGTACGTGATGCAAGAAGTCCTCGGCTACGAGAATGCCCGGGTCTACAACGGGGCTGCCCAGGAATGGACTCAGGATCCCGACGCCCCACTGAACCGCTACTGCTGGGAGTGA
- a CDS encoding SGNH/GDSL hydrolase family protein, whose amino-acid sequence MEFDQYPSVSLHNVAEIEPAEWDADGDRLHRIPSSVGAELNEMAQDRVRHPTASEVRFVPTEEDAEIEVTLSAAEETEFRAFWGVHQPWEPTEVGPTPETYTFSVPERLREITGTDETGRFDPQVCRLRFERRTAIAIHDVSGDCRPPRDSELPDQRYLTYGTSITEGAAASALHMDYVTHVARERGYDLLNFGTSGSAYAEAAMAEYIASREDWDVATLELSVNMANAEFTPVEFRDRVEFFLNTIADAHPDKPIACLTLFPYFDDLTESGDRAHAKAFRDAVRDIVAESPHENLHVVEGADLNDITGLTADLLHPGDAGMERIGNGLASHLAEIID is encoded by the coding sequence ATGGAATTCGACCAGTATCCGTCGGTTTCGCTACATAACGTCGCGGAGATCGAACCCGCCGAGTGGGATGCAGACGGCGACCGCCTGCATCGTATTCCGTCGTCGGTCGGTGCAGAGCTAAACGAGATGGCCCAGGATCGAGTTCGCCATCCCACCGCCAGCGAAGTCCGCTTCGTCCCCACTGAAGAAGATGCCGAGATCGAAGTGACGCTCTCTGCGGCCGAGGAGACGGAGTTTCGGGCCTTCTGGGGCGTCCACCAGCCCTGGGAGCCGACAGAGGTCGGCCCGACACCGGAGACGTACACCTTCAGCGTGCCCGAACGACTCCGCGAGATCACCGGAACCGACGAGACCGGTCGATTCGACCCGCAAGTCTGTCGGCTCCGCTTCGAACGCCGGACCGCTATCGCCATCCACGACGTCTCCGGCGATTGTCGACCACCTCGGGATTCGGAACTGCCCGACCAGCGTTATCTCACCTACGGGACCTCGATCACGGAAGGCGCGGCCGCCTCGGCACTGCACATGGACTACGTGACCCACGTTGCCCGGGAGAGAGGGTACGACCTATTGAACTTTGGCACCTCCGGGTCTGCCTATGCCGAGGCAGCAATGGCCGAGTACATCGCAAGCCGCGAGGATTGGGACGTCGCGACGCTCGAACTCTCGGTGAACATGGCCAACGCCGAGTTCACCCCTGTGGAGTTCCGTGATCGCGTTGAGTTCTTCCTGAACACTATCGCGGACGCACATCCGGACAAACCCATCGCCTGTCTGACGCTGTTCCCGTACTTCGACGATCTCACGGAATCCGGTGACAGAGCGCACGCCAAGGCATTCCGCGATGCAGTGCGCGACATCGTGGCCGAATCGCCACACGAAAACCTCCACGTCGTCGAGGGGGCTGACCTCAACGACATCACCGGGTTAACGGCTGACCTCCTCCATCCAGGGGACGCCGGTATGGAACGGATCGGAAACGGCCTGGCGAGCCATCTCGCGGAGATCATCGACTGA